From Polynucleobacter paludilacus:
CATCCTCTGGAGTCCCCAAACGGGCCAATGGAATATTCGCTTTCAGTGCATTTTGTTGCTCTTCGCTTAGAGCGCGAGTCATATCCGTATCAATAAAGCCAGGCGCAACACAATTCACCGTAATGTTACGGCTGCCAATTTCTCTAGCAAGAGCGCGCGTCATTCCAGAGACCCCTGCCTTAGCAGCAGCATAGTTCGCCTGTCCTGGGTTGCCCATATGCCCCACGATTGAGGTGATATTGATAATTCGGCCAGCACGCGCTTTCATCATCGGACGCAAAACCGCCTGCGACAATCTGAAAACCGCGCTCAGATTGGTATCAATCACATCTGTCCATTCCTCGGACTTCATGCGCATCGCTAATTGGTCTTTGGTAATGCCAGCGTTGTTAACCAATATATCGATCCCACCAAATTCTTTAACAATCAAATCGATAATCTCTTCACAAGCCTTTGAATCAGTCACATTCAGAGCCATGCCCTTACCACCATTCGACTTCAGACGGGCATCAATCGCTTGAGCTCCCGCCTCAGTCGTGGCCGTACCGATCACTTTGGCACCAGACTGCATTAAGGCATCCGCAATCGCTTGGCCAATTCCACGCGATGCTCCAGTTACTAAGGCAATTTTTCCGTTGAGATCGAGATTCATATTCTTTTATATTCCGTAATCAATAGTCCACTGCTGGTTTATTTCACACTCTTAAATACTTCTTGCAAACTGGCTTCATCAAACATCGGCAGGCCTGTAACCTGATCATTAATCCGTTTGGCCAAACCAGCCAATACTTTTCCAGGGCCACATTCAATCACTTGGGTGACGCCCTGATTGGCCATCAGATTGATGGTTTCATGCCAGCGAACCGGTCTGGCCGCTTGCCGCACTAAGGCATCTTTAATGGCGGCAGGATCGCTTAAGACTTGAACATCTACGTTATTCACAACAGAGATGCTTGGGGTATTGAAAACAACACCGCTCAAATAGGTCTGTAATTTTTCGGAGGCAGGTTGCAGTAGTGAAGAATGAAATGGGGCAGAAACAGGTAATGGCAAGGCACGTTTAGCACCAGCCGCCTTCAAGAGTTCACAAGCCTTCGCTACAGCGTCGCTTGAACCCGCAATCACCACTTGCCCAGGGGCATTGAAATTTACAGCCTCGACTATCTGGCCAGAGGCTTTACTAGCTTCAGCACAAACCTGCTTTACGATCTCATCATCCAGACCCAAAATTGCCGCCATACCACCGGTACCCACTGGTACCGCAGTCTGCATTGCTTCGGCACGGAAGCGCACTAAAGGTACTGCATCCTTGAATGCGATGACACCAGCAGCAACTAAGGCAGAGTACTCACCCAGGCTGTGGCCCGCCATCATAGTGGGCGCAGGAGCGCCCTCTGCTAACCAAGCACGATAAAAAGCGACTCCAGCCGTCAACATGACGGGCTGGGTATTGGTAGTTAAAGACAAGGTCTCAGCAGGGCCCTCAGCAATCAGTTGAGCCACATCCTCACCTAAAGCATCTGAAGCCTCTTGCAAAACGGCCTTCACTTCAGTGCGATGCGCAATGGTATTCAACATACCTACCGATTGAGAGCCTTGGCCAGGGAAGATGAATGCAAAAGTCATTTGATCAATAGTTGTATTGAAATTTAGTATTTAAGAACCACTGCGCCCCAAGCGAAACCGCCGCCAACACCCTCTAATAATAGATGTTGGCCTCGCTGTATTTGACCAGAACGTACACCTGCATCTAGTGCAAGCGGTATGGAGGCAGCAGATGTATTGCCATGCTCATGTACTGTCACAATCACTTTGTCCATCGACATACCCATCTTGCGGGCCGTACCTTCCATGATCCGAATATTGGCTTGATGTGGCACCAACCAGTCGATTTGCTCTGGCTTGAGTCCTGCTTTGTCGATAGCCTCGATGGCAACTTGCTCAAGCACCTTAACGGCCAATTTGAACACCGCCTGGCCATCCATGGTCATAAAGGCTGAACCTTCAACTCCACCACGAACCGCTCTGCCCGGTACGCACAGAATGTCACGTTGACTGCCATCTGCATGTAAAGCGCTCGATAGAATTCCTGGCTCTGGAGAAGCTTCAAGCACTACCGCACCAGCACCATCACCAAAGAGCACGCAAGTCGTGCGATCTTTAAAATCCAAAATGCGAGAGAAGGTCTCTGCACCGATGACTAACACTTTTTTGTAAGTGCCCGTCCTAATAAAAGCATCAGCTATCGCCAATGCATAAGAAAAGCCTGCGCAAACCGCTTGCACATCGAAGGCAGCACATTGGTTGTGTGCACCTAGCTTATCCTGAACCACGCAAGCAGTACTTGGGAAACCACCCAGATGATCGGGGGTAGATGTAGCCAAAATAATGAGATCAATTTCTTGAGCGGAGCTCTTGGCACTGGCTAAAGCAGCCTGAGCTGCTTTGACTGCAAGATCGCTAGTGAGCTCATTTTCAGCAGCGAAGTGACGTGCAGAAATTCCACTGCGGGTAAAAATCCATTCATCACTCGTTTCTACTCCGCTCTTTGCTAAGCGCTCAACCAGATCTTGATTTGTCAGGCGCTGCTCTGGCAGATAACTGCCGGTTCCTGCCACCCGAGAATACATACTCATGCTTTAGTCTCCGCCACAAAGTCCTGTGCGATTCGTTCTACCATCTTATTCTTAGCTGCCTCATATGCACGATCTAAAGCAAAACCAAAGGCAAACCGGTCGGCTGAGCCATGACTTTTGATCACGCAACCCCGCAAACCCAACAATACAGCACCGTTATACCGGCGATGGTCTACTCGCTTACGCACTCTCAACAAGGGGACCATGGCGCAGATCGCCATGATTTTGGTCATCAGTGAGCGATTAAACTCCTCCCGAATCAAGCCGCTCATCATCTTAGCCAATCCTTCACTCGCCTTCAGAACCACATTACCAACAAAGCCATCACATACCACGATGTCGGTTGTGCCTTTAAAGATGTCGTTACCTTCAACATTGCCATAAAAATTCAGTTTGCTTGCACGCAAAAGTTCTGCAGTTTGCTTAACTACTTCATTACCTTTAATGACTTCTTCGCCAATATTCAGCAGTCCAATGGAAGGGCGATCTTTACCATCGACTACTTGAACCATTACGCTCGCCATTTGAGCAAACTGCAATAAATGCATAGGCTCACAGTCAGCGTTCGCACCTAAATCCAGCATCGTCGTACCGCGCCCCAACTCATTAGGAATTGCAGTGGCGATAGCAGGACGGTCAACTCCATCAAGCGTTTTAAGCACATAACGAGAGATTGCCATCAAAGCGCCAGTGTTTCCAGATGAAATCACAGCGTCGGCCAAACCTTCCTTCACTTGCTCGATAGCAACACGCATTGATGAGTCTTTTTTACGGCGCAAGGCAATCTCGATTGGATCGTCCATCAAAACAACCTCGCTTGCAGGAACAATTTGAATTTGCTCTAAAAGCGTTTTGGAATAGGGTTTTAAGGCGAGCTTCAGTTGCTCAGGGTCTCCAACCAAGGAGATTCTGACATCAGGGTGTTTTTCAAGGAAGTCGCAGCAAGCGGGAATAGTGACTACGACCCCATGGTCTCCGCCCATGGCATCAATAGCGAGAGTGACACTCATAAGCTGATTGAATACTGCAATTGGGTATGTTCAAGAAAAAAGCGGCTTTAAAGAGAGCCGCTTCGATCTTTTTAGACTAAAAAATTAGTCGTTTTTAGTTTTAACAACCTTACGACCACGGTAGTAGCCGTTTGGCGAAATGTGGTGACGTAAATGCGCCTCACCTGTAGTGGCTTCTACAGCCGTAGCAGGTGCGGACAAGAAATCGTGCGCACGGTGCATGCCACGTTTGGAAGGTGATTTTTTATTCTGTTGGACGGCCATATTGAACTCCTAAGCAAGGCAATATTCTAGCATAGAAAACCCCCTAAATGCTTGATTTATTGGCAATTTGCCTTGCTAACACCCTTCACTCCAGAGCCCTGCTTAGGAGCTTTTCTTCATATTTTTCAATATGTTAAAGGGATTTTCTCGCTTTTCAGCAGGGCTTCCTTCTGTCTCATTGGCGTCACCAGAAGACAAATGAGCCTGGCAAACTCCTTCGGGATGCTTTGGAATTAAAGGCAAGGAAAGTAGGATTTCATCCTCAATGGTTTCGAGTAAGTCAAAGTGCTGGGAGGCTACCAAGGGCTCTAGCTCATCATCCTCAATCGGATAGGCATCCGCGTCTGCCTCGCTTGCTAGCAGCAGAAATTGACGCTTTTCAGCCAACTCAACAGCAAAAGGCCTTAGACAACGTTGACAGATCAAATGCAGCTTCCCATTCAGGCTTAAATCCAAAATCGGATTAGGCTCACTTCCGGGTGAATGTGTAAAGCGACTCTGAACTGACCAGGCAAAACCGCCCCCTTCAGCGACCTGAGAAACCTCCTTAGCCACTCGGGTTAGGGCTTTAATAGGCAAAAATCCTGACCCTTGATAGGTCTGAGGGGCACAAAAATCGATCTTGCGCAAAGCATTGGGTTCGCCAGATAAGACCACTTGAGGTAAAACTTGATTACGATTCATGACATCAGTCTAAATGAAGGTAAGTTTTAGTATGGGCAATTCTACAAACCCCAAGTTGATCCTGGCAT
This genomic window contains:
- a CDS encoding beta-ketoacyl-ACP synthase III, with product MSMYSRVAGTGSYLPEQRLTNQDLVERLAKSGVETSDEWIFTRSGISARHFAAENELTSDLAVKAAQAALASAKSSAQEIDLIILATSTPDHLGGFPSTACVVQDKLGAHNQCAAFDVQAVCAGFSYALAIADAFIRTGTYKKVLVIGAETFSRILDFKDRTTCVLFGDGAGAVVLEASPEPGILSSALHADGSQRDILCVPGRAVRGGVEGSAFMTMDGQAVFKLAVKVLEQVAIEAIDKAGLKPEQIDWLVPHQANIRIMEGTARKMGMSMDKVIVTVHEHGNTSAASIPLALDAGVRSGQIQRGQHLLLEGVGGGFAWGAVVLKY
- the plsX gene encoding phosphate acyltransferase PlsX, with product MSVTLAIDAMGGDHGVVVTIPACCDFLEKHPDVRISLVGDPEQLKLALKPYSKTLLEQIQIVPASEVVLMDDPIEIALRRKKDSSMRVAIEQVKEGLADAVISSGNTGALMAISRYVLKTLDGVDRPAIATAIPNELGRGTTMLDLGANADCEPMHLLQFAQMASVMVQVVDGKDRPSIGLLNIGEEVIKGNEVVKQTAELLRASKLNFYGNVEGNDIFKGTTDIVVCDGFVGNVVLKASEGLAKMMSGLIREEFNRSLMTKIMAICAMVPLLRVRKRVDHRRYNGAVLLGLRGCVIKSHGSADRFAFGFALDRAYEAAKNKMVERIAQDFVAETKA
- the rpmF gene encoding 50S ribosomal protein L32, encoding MAVQQNKKSPSKRGMHRAHDFLSAPATAVEATTGEAHLRHHISPNGYYRGRKVVKTKND
- the fabG gene encoding 3-oxoacyl-ACP reductase FabG, with product MNLDLNGKIALVTGASRGIGQAIADALMQSGAKVIGTATTEAGAQAIDARLKSNGGKGMALNVTDSKACEEIIDLIVKEFGGIDILVNNAGITKDQLAMRMKSEEWTDVIDTNLSAVFRLSQAVLRPMMKARAGRIINITSIVGHMGNPGQANYAAAKAGVSGMTRALAREIGSRNITVNCVAPGFIDTDMTRALSEEQQNALKANIPLARLGTPEDVAQAVVFLASPAADYITGNTLHVNGGLYLA
- a CDS encoding YceD family protein, producing the protein MNRNQVLPQVVLSGEPNALRKIDFCAPQTYQGSGFLPIKALTRVAKEVSQVAEGGGFAWSVQSRFTHSPGSEPNPILDLSLNGKLHLICQRCLRPFAVELAEKRQFLLLASEADADAYPIEDDELEPLVASQHFDLLETIEDEILLSLPLIPKHPEGVCQAHLSSGDANETEGSPAEKRENPFNILKNMKKSS
- the fabD gene encoding ACP S-malonyltransferase, whose protein sequence is MTFAFIFPGQGSQSVGMLNTIAHRTEVKAVLQEASDALGEDVAQLIAEGPAETLSLTTNTQPVMLTAGVAFYRAWLAEGAPAPTMMAGHSLGEYSALVAAGVIAFKDAVPLVRFRAEAMQTAVPVGTGGMAAILGLDDEIVKQVCAEASKASGQIVEAVNFNAPGQVVIAGSSDAVAKACELLKAAGAKRALPLPVSAPFHSSLLQPASEKLQTYLSGVVFNTPSISVVNNVDVQVLSDPAAIKDALVRQAARPVRWHETINLMANQGVTQVIECGPGKVLAGLAKRINDQVTGLPMFDEASLQEVFKSVK